The following proteins are co-located in the bacterium genome:
- a CDS encoding MMPL family transporter: MHASSAHGGPFRILARVALRRHGAILVSCAAVLVLAGLVLMRGGRLSAGTTEGIESDIAQRIIEQKLAYPGDSSFIILLRGRELAPGDPRFTEAVRAALAPLRADPRVRAVLAPDDAPPLVGERLQSATSRSALAVVSLRDDFSTAAEQYPELKALVRSPALDIGFTGNLAFRYDLNVANGHDLLFAELLSLPLAVLVLLVVFRSATAAALSVGIGALAVTTGIAIVTALSHVMDLAVYAVNVASLIGLGVAIDYSLFIVSRYRDELAAGAPLAQALETAMDTSGRAVVFSGIAVAIGLGSLLFFHGSFLAGLGLAAGIVVALSVLAALTFLPAVLVWLGPRIDKGHLPLPRLIDTQGIWHRLASWVMQRPVLVLLPTLTVLIALGLPFVRLTMAAADVRTLPRGVPARDVYEQLRQAFPDQARTRIQVVVQYADGAAYTPQRIGAIYDLAQRYRQLPGVVKFEGVVDNDDRLTRDYFTADAEMPDDWLPPDALKMRSMVAADGVALLTLLTDAEPASRQARDIVRAIRRDPRVGDGTILVTGPTAHDLDISEFTLARAPYAIAFIIVVTGAALFILLRSVILPLKAVIMNLLSITASFGALVWIFEDGHLASLLHFEAAPIDPTVPTLLFCCVFGLSMDYQVLMLSRMREEYLRTGDNTWAVAEGLERTGRLVTSAAAIMVVVFAAFGFASVVVVKAIGVTLSLAIALDATLVRCLIVPAAMRLFGDWNWWAPRWLGGGANVPAPAGLGATRMNTEPPHPTPR, encoded by the coding sequence ATGCACGCCTCCTCCGCTCACGGCGGCCCCTTTCGGATTCTGGCCCGCGTCGCGCTGCGCCGCCACGGCGCGATCCTCGTGAGCTGCGCGGCGGTCCTCGTGCTCGCCGGGTTGGTGCTGATGCGCGGCGGCCGCCTGAGCGCCGGCACCACCGAGGGCATCGAGTCCGACATCGCGCAGCGCATCATCGAGCAGAAGCTCGCCTACCCGGGCGACTCCTCTTTCATCATCCTGCTGCGTGGCCGCGAGCTGGCGCCCGGCGATCCACGCTTCACCGAAGCGGTCCGCGCTGCCTTGGCGCCGCTGCGGGCGGACCCGCGGGTGCGGGCGGTGCTGGCCCCCGACGACGCGCCACCGCTGGTCGGCGAGCGACTGCAGTCGGCGACGAGCCGCAGCGCGCTGGCCGTGGTCTCGCTGCGCGACGACTTCTCCACCGCCGCCGAGCAGTATCCGGAATTGAAGGCCCTGGTGCGCTCGCCGGCGCTCGACATCGGCTTCACCGGCAACCTGGCCTTCCGCTACGACCTGAACGTCGCCAACGGCCACGACCTGCTGTTCGCCGAGTTGCTCAGCCTGCCGCTGGCGGTGCTGGTCCTGCTCGTCGTCTTCCGCTCCGCCACCGCGGCGGCGCTCTCGGTCGGCATCGGCGCGCTGGCGGTGACCACCGGCATCGCCATCGTCACCGCGCTGTCGCACGTCATGGACCTCGCCGTGTACGCCGTCAACGTCGCCTCGCTGATCGGCCTGGGCGTCGCCATCGACTATTCACTCTTCATCGTCAGCCGCTACCGCGACGAGCTGGCGGCCGGCGCGCCGCTGGCGCAGGCGCTCGAGACCGCCATGGACACCAGCGGTCGCGCGGTCGTCTTCTCGGGCATCGCCGTCGCCATCGGTCTGGGCAGCCTGCTCTTCTTCCACGGCTCGTTCCTGGCCGGGCTCGGGCTGGCGGCCGGCATCGTGGTCGCGCTGTCGGTCCTCGCCGCGCTCACCTTCCTGCCGGCGGTGCTGGTGTGGCTCGGACCGCGCATCGACAAGGGACACCTGCCGCTGCCGCGCCTGATCGACACCCAGGGCATCTGGCATCGCCTCGCAAGCTGGGTGATGCAACGGCCGGTGCTCGTGCTGCTGCCGACGCTGACCGTCCTGATCGCGCTCGGGCTGCCCTTCGTGCGCCTGACCATGGCCGCCGCCGACGTGCGCACGCTGCCCCGCGGCGTGCCGGCGCGCGACGTCTACGAGCAACTGCGTCAGGCGTTTCCCGACCAGGCGCGGACGCGCATCCAGGTCGTCGTGCAGTACGCGGATGGCGCCGCCTACACCCCACAGCGCATCGGCGCGATCTACGACCTCGCCCAGCGCTATCGGCAACTGCCGGGCGTGGTCAAGTTCGAGGGCGTGGTCGACAACGACGACCGTCTCACTCGCGACTACTTCACCGCCGACGCCGAGATGCCCGACGACTGGCTGCCGCCCGACGCGCTGAAGATGCGCTCGATGGTCGCGGCGGACGGCGTCGCCCTGCTCACCCTCCTCACCGACGCCGAACCGGCCAGCCGCCAGGCGCGCGACATCGTCCGCGCCATCCGCCGCGACCCGCGCGTCGGCGACGGCACGATTCTCGTCACCGGCCCGACCGCCCACGATCTCGACATCAGCGAGTTCACGCTGGCGCGGGCGCCCTATGCCATCGCCTTCATCATCGTCGTCACCGGCGCCGCGCTGTTCATCCTGCTGCGCTCGGTGATCCTGCCGCTGAAGGCGGTGATCATGAACCTGCTCTCGATCACCGCCTCGTTCGGCGCCCTGGTGTGGATTTTCGAGGACGGGCACCTCGCCTCGCTGCTCCACTTCGAGGCGGCGCCGATCGATCCCACCGTCCCGACCCTGCTGTTCTGCTGCGTCTTCGGCCTGTCCATGGATTACCAGGTGCTGATGCTGTCGCGCATGCGCGAGGAGTACCTGCGCACCGGCGACAACACCTGGGCGGTCGCCGAGGGCCTCGAGCGCACCGGCCGCCTGGTGACCAGCGCCGCCGCCATCATGGTCGTGGTCTTCGCCGCCTTCGGCTTCGCCAGCGTCGTCGTCGTCAAAGCGATCGGCGTCACCCTCTCGCTCGCCATCGCCCTCGACGCCACCCTGGTGCGCTGCCTGATCGTTCCCGCCGCCATGCGCCTGTTCGGCGACTGGAACTGGTGGGCACCGCGCTGGCTCGGCGGCGGCGCGAACGTTCCCGCCCCCGCGGGCCTCGGCGCAACACGGATGAACACCGAGCCCCCGCACCCCACCCCCCGATAG